A region of the Haematobia irritans isolate KBUSLIRL chromosome 5, ASM5000362v1, whole genome shotgun sequence genome:
ggatctttttttaaatttaaaactcaatttctAAAGTCACAAttggatttgattttttttcttttaattttttacttaaaagtCGAATAGtcgattttggcaaatattaaaACTAGGCTAGATTTTCAATAGCTATTTCACTACCGGCTgaggagaaaaatatttttcactgtTAGTTCTGTAATGTTTGCGATGCTACTGAAAGGGCCCGAAAGGTATAAGATGGAAGTCCTTAATCTTTGGGATAAGAGAGAAGCTGATCACTTGTCGtattataataaagcaatcaaCATATTTGACCTAGACCAGAGCTCTCTAAACTTAACCTTTGCACCTCGGTGATTTGATCCTATAAggggattttttttaacaaattccgCTTAAAACTGAACTCCGATATTTGGAATCGCAAAtcgtaaaattttcgttaggcGATATTTTCTTATTCCTTTTTACTGAGAAGATCACATAAGAATTTGATTGAAGTCTGCGAGTATACCTCTACCTCGAAACATGGGGAGcacatattttaaataaaaacattttgctaaagACAGCGATAATTccattgcatttaaaaaacctgaacacccctcattttgaaggtgtgtgtgtgtgtagaatgttgctcctattttgattttggaattcactcttcagttgtcaaaatgccgtccaagcaagaagagcagcgtatcaaaattttgctcgcgcatcgcgaaaatccgagctactcgcacgcaatgctggcaaaatcgctaaaagttgccaaatcaaccgttacaaatgtaattatagtgtttggggaacgtttgtcgacagccaggaagtctggatcggggggaaatcgaaaaccggaagccgctgagacgacaaagagagttgccggtagtttcaagcgaaaccctaacctctctctccgatatgccgcaaataagctgggtgtatcgtctacaaccgtgcatcgagccaaaaaacgagccggactatcgactaacaagaaggtagtgactccaaatcgcgatgataaacaaaatacgacggccaaagcgcgatcccggaggctgtacacgacgatgctgacgaagtttgactgcgtggtaatggacgacgaaacctacgtcaaaggcgactacaagcagcttccgggacaggagttttatacggcaaaaggaagcggAAAGATAGcagtttcatagcttccgggactgtcaaccaagaaatttacgtgaaagagtgtttgaataaacgtctgctgcctttcctgaagaaacacggttgttccgtactgttttggccggatttggcatcttgccattacggtaaaaagtccatggagtggtacgccgccaacaacgtgcaggtggttcccaaggacaagaaccctcccaacacgccagagccccgcccaattgagaaatactgggctattgtcaagcggaacctaaagaagaccaaaaaactgctaaggacgagcagcagttcaaggcaaactggctttctgcggcgaagaaggtggacaaggtgggtgtacaaaatctgatggcaggtgtcaagcgtgaggcccggcaatttggatttggaaaagcgaaagcctaactgaatatttttcctgaattttatactaattgaacttgaaaaagaaatttaatttgattttttaaataaacgatttcaccgatttacacgcgttttcccttgaccaaattttgaccgtatcaccctttatggttaTGTTTACACACTAAAATTAGAATACGGATCTCAGTTATTGACTTTTTATTCTCTGCGATAGATGAAAAAACATCttgaagtaaaaacaaaatttcagtttaaaaccctAAATTATAGCAAATACTTCAATGTACTTTTTTTctcaattaaagaaaaaacacaaaagaaataaaatcctcaaaattaaTCTTAGGCCATATTTGACGATGttttacaattaatttaatatttaaggctatttctttatatcaaaattatctgttttttactttaatgaaaatttgttttacttaaaaaagaCATAGAACTTTTAATGTTGGGAAGCTAATTtcaaagatttgtgtcctaagattaataaaaaaatttagagcaAAGGTTCATAACTTTCTTCTAATTAaaacttctttattttaaagaaattttttcttaaaaattttgtaaattgcgtttcctaaaatttaggttgtatataaggtcaatatttttttcagtatattttACATATCCTATTGCATAGTGTTATTACTATCATAATCTTCATTTATCTTCTTTCAATCATTTTAAAATACTGTTAAAGGacatttgtttttcttctcaaaatttttgttaagcaAAAtgataattacaaaaaaaaaaatagaaaatgattaaaaaatgtgtgtgtttgtgtactGGGTGTATTTGCTTATTTGTTACAACTAATGGAAGCtcaatttctctttttttttataaaaaaaaaaataataaatataaacaacaaaatgttttgcaacataataataataatattttgtaataatagAAATTTATAAATGCCCTTTCTTAATGTTTGTTTCTGACTTTtgacttttgtttttaattgtttttttttttttttataaaataacaacaaattctATGATCGTGATGTTTAAATGCAAATTAGCATagcattcataaaaaaaaaattatagatataTTTGCATTTTTATATTGTAATTTTCATCTTTTTCTTGTATTCTTACAAAACTATTCAATGCTTATAGACTAgtgtttcttctttttttctatgtatctttatatataaattgttaaattaaatttaattactaaaattaattaaatgacTTTAACTAAACTTATCGTTTAAGGAGGTCTTCAGTACGCTTATTCATATACAATATGGATATTTGTGGGTCATAATTTTGATGATGCATTGGTGATGACGTTAATGTCGTCCGATGGTTGAGAATGAGTTCTTGGAGTGCTAGGGATTCATAATTCCCTTCGATGGGATGTTATTGTGTACCATTCTCTTTAATTATAATGGCTGGTGTTTTCAATTCACCATTCGTTAGAAGGGCAGGTGTTTCAGGATCAACATGGCTTAGGCGATTGGCCAAAGCATCTTCGGGTGAATTCCAACTTTGTACATTGGTCTTACCCAGTATCACAAATAGaagatttccaaagaaatagaaACCGGCGGCAATGAAGAATACCATACGCCATTGCATGACATTGGTCTGAAAGGAGACGCGGTAAAAAAGAAAGTAAATAAGTAATTCCTCTTATCAAGAAATAAtcataaatacataaataattctttttaatgttttaatttttcatctATAGTACTCACCACATCCGTTACCACCATTCCCACAGCCAATGGTGCCAATGCACTCATCACATTCGCCGAACCATTTGTAATGCCCATTAAGGTACCCGCATAATTGGGCGACAAATCAATATGATTCACCTGGAAACCCAAATAAGTGGCCGCACTAATACCCACGGTCAGGGTTAATAAAATCACAGCCAATGTAGCATGATCCTTGGTGACATAGCCCAAAGCTATTAATGAAATCATGGGAATCCAATGACCAATGGAATTGAAGAATTTACGACTAAACGATAACGAAATGTTCTCCTTTTTGGCCAACAATTTCGAAAGATAGATGAAGAAGAACGACAGCAATAACATAACAGCATAAGGCAGCGAGGATAGCAAAGCACTATTCTTGATGTCAACACCCATAATATCTTTCATGTAACTGGGAATTTGAGTTAGCAGAGTCCAAAAGCCCCACATATGGGTGCAATGTACAATGATCAACGAAATGAACGGAGGCGATGTGAAGATCTTTCCCCATGGTGTGGGTGCATTAACCTTGGGTGTACTATCCACTTGACCCAAAGAgttttcaatcattttctttTCTTCTGGTGAAATACTCTTGTGCTCTGCCGGTGTACTTGCCGCAAAGAAGAACCAACAAATGGCCCATACAAAACCCATAGCTCCCGAGATATAGAAAATACCAGGCCATCCTGCTGCTGAATCGGCAATGTAACCACTCACAGCCAACATGACAACAGTTCCAAATTGTGATCCCGAATAACAGAATGTACCCAAAGTTCCACGTTCTTCCACAGGAGACCATTTGGCTAACATGGCATGAGTGGCAGGATGAACAGCACCTTGTAAAAGACCTTGGACGACACGCAATGCAAACAATAATTGCCAACCACCAATATCAGCTGCCAAAGGTGTTAATAGGGTAAGTAACGAGCATAGGGTAACACCAATTAATAACAAAGTTTTAGCACCATATTTCTGGGCAATATGACCACCAGGTATTTGCGTTATAATATAGCCCCAAAAGAAACTACTCAATAGCATTGAGCGGGTAGCAGTATCCCATTCGAAAGTCTACAaggagaaaaaataaaacagataATCAAATTTAAAGTTCACTCAATATAATTTGATTTCCTCTTACCTCGAAATCATAAACTGAAGTTGAATTTTGATCTGTCATTGCCACAATGGCTACACTCAGATTTACTCTCAGTGCATAGCATAGCGAGAGACAACAAAAGCACAGGAAGCATTGTATGTGACGACTGCCGATAAGGGGTCCTAGAAATAGACAAACCAGGTGGGTTTAATATTAAAATGTGcatatattgaaaaacataAGGATTGGATATCGTATTTAGGTGGGATGAGGAAACGAATGATTTCTTATCATTAGCTGTAAATATGGCaaactgaatcttatgtacccttcgccaaagttctactaaatacTGTGAAccacaattgaattaattgGATTGTCCTAACGCTTGCCGATAGCAgggtatcttaaaccttcttaacattgtcttctaaattgcaagttagtcaatatggagcctatattagataaaaaatgcatttcatttgcatttttttttatctaatatagGCATTACAAAAATTTCGCATATTTTGCTGTTTGACTCGATTCTGTAAATCGAGTTGAAGgactaattgaaatttataacgaCTAAacaaaaaagtcgactttgaaTGGAAAGGAGAATGAAagaaattggttaaaaattagctaaacaattatttttatagaagattttcttttctatagacacctttgtcaaaatgttacttctatagaaaattctgtcaaaattttatttctatagaaaattcttaaaaattttatttctatagaaaattttgtcaaaattttatttctatagaaacatttgtcaaaattttatttctatagaaaattttgtcaaaattttatttctaaagaaaagtttgcaaaattttgccaattttttttctgtagaatattttgtcaaaattttatttctctatgaaattttatcaaaattttatttctatagaaaattttgtcaaaattttattcctatagaaaattttgccaaaattttatttctataaaaaatttcatcaacattttatttctatagggaattttctcaaaatttaatttctatagaaaattttctcaaaattttatttctatagaaaattttgtcaaaattttattctatagaaaatttttaaaaaattttatttctatagcaaatttttaaaaaatttaatttctataaaaaattttgtcaaaattttatttctatagaatattttatcaacattttatttctgtagaatatttttcaaaattttatttctataggaaattttctcaaaatttaatttctatagaaaattttctcaaaatttgatttctatagaacatttttctttctatagaaaattttgccaaaattttatttctataggaaattttatcaaaattttatttctatagaaagaaaatcttctaaacattttatttctataaaaaatgttgtcaaaattttatttctatcgaatatttaataaaaattttatttctatagaaaattttgtaaaaattttatttcttaagaatattttgtcaaaattttagttgtatagaatttttaatcaaaattttaattatatagaaaattttgtcaaaattttctatctatagaaaatttagtcggaattttatttctatgggaaattttctcaaaatttaatttctataaaaattttgtcaaaattttagttctatagaatattttatcaacatttaatttctatagaatattttgtcaaacttttatttctatcgaatatattttcaaaattttatttctatagaaaatttcctcaaacttttgtttctctataaaatttcctcaaaattttatttctatagaaaattttttcaaaattttatttctataggaaattttatcaaaattttatttctatagaaagaaaattttctcaaaattttatttctttaaaaaataatgtcaaaattttatttctatagaatatttaatcaaaattttatttctatagaaaattttgtaaattttttttttctgtagaatattttgtcaaaattttatttgtatagaatatttaatcaaaattttatttatatagaaaattttgtcacaattttatatctatagaaaattttgtcaaaattttatttctataggaaattttctcaaaatttaatttctataaaaattttgtcaacaatttatttctatagaatattttatcaacattttatttctatagaatattttgtcaaaattttatttctatcgaatattttatcaaaattttatttctatagaaaatttcctcaaaattttatttctctataaaatttcctcaaaattttatttctatataaaattctgtcaaaattttatttctatagaaaatgttgtcaacattttatttctatagaaaattttatcaaaattttatttctataggacattttatcaaaattttgtaaaaatttcatttctataaaaaatgttgtcaacattttttttctatcgaatatttaatcaaaattttatttctatagaaaattttgtaaaaattttatttctataagaaattttctcaaaatttaatttctatagaaaattttctcaaaattttatttctatagaaaattttatcaaaattttatttctataggacattttatcaaaattttgtaaaaatttcatttctataaaaaatgttgtcaacattttttttctatcgaatatttaatcaaaattttatttctatagaaaattttgtaaacattttatttctataagaaattttctcaaaatttaatttctatagaaaattttctcaaaattttattactatagaaaattttgccaaaattttatttttacagaaaattttgtcaaaattttatttctatagaacatttttctttctatagaaaattttctcaaaattttgtttctataagaaattttatcaaaattttatttctatagaaagaaaaatttctcaaaattttatttctataaaaaattttgtcaaaattttatttctttagaatagttaatcaaaattttatttctacagaaaattttgtaaaaattttatttctgtagaatattttgtcaaaattttatttgtatagaatatttaatcaacattttatttatatagaaaagtttgtcaaaattttatatctatagaaaattttgtcaaaattttatatctatagaaaattttctcaaaattttaattttatagacaattttgtcaaaattttatttctatatcgaaattttctcaaaattttatttttatagaaaattttgtcaaaattttatttatatagaaaattttgtcaaaattttatttctatagaaaattttgtcaaaattttatttctatagaaaattttgtcaaaattttatatctatagaaaattttgtcaaaattttatatctatagaaaattttgtcaaaattttattcttatagaaaattttgtcaaaattttatttctatcgaaaattttatcaaaattttatttctatagaaaattttctcaaaattttatttctatagaaaatgttctcgaaattttatttcttaacttacattatgcaaaaaaaaacacattggcCGATTTCTGTAAGTCTGTGTAAACTGAACAGAAAATTAAGTGAAGTAGAAATATGTTTACGCAAATCATTCTGAGGAACGTAAAAAAATCGTGTCATGATAAGAACGGCATTGCTGGACCATTCGACTATAGAGCTAAAAAGTATTTCCTTGATTTTGTGTAATACTTAATTTTAACATTTCTCCTTAATCATTGTTATCACTGttagtttaatataaattaaattgagtATAAGTtggcattaaaaaaatattggtttttatttatgaCGGATAAGCGTGGGTCGTTAAATattgtttattaaattaatattcaattttatCACCAAACAATATTATACGGAATTTAATGACGTTGGTGACtggacaaagaaaattttttcaaattaattttcaattatgaACAGAGTGGTTTACAGAGATTTTCATCAATGGTCATTGACACTGCATATGAGTACTTTATTTTTGTCAGCAATTCATGTCATTCTCATATATTATTGGGGTCATTGATGAAGTCTTTATGCgagtataattaaaaattcaggTGCCTATAATCAGTTACAGTTCACAGATAGAGAAAAGCTATGCTTTGGTTCTTAAAATGATCGAAAGTAAgttaattgtatttaaaaattatgaaaagtcgacttcgactttcttttaaaaaacttGAAGAATCTAGAATGTcgattttttacgaaaattcccTAGATGCAAGACCGATTTTTTATCTGATCTTTTTGATTTCTCAATAGTCgccattttgatttttatttattttttttaattaaaaaaatgtcctcaaaaaTCACttcgactttcttttaaaaaacttGAAGAATCtagaatgtcaatttttttacgaaaattcccTAGGTCCAAGACCGCTTTTTGATCTTTTTGATTTCTCAAAAGTCgccattttgatttttatttattttttattcttttttaaattaaaaaaatgtctatgatgAGCTTAAAGAAAAATCGGTTAATCTAATTTGGCCAACATAAAAGCCTATTAGCCATTTTTAGgtgattttcaaaaatacagaaaatttattatttcggCTTCGACAAAAAATCGATTTCGGCTTTGGGATCCCTACGCTAAAGTCGTTTTTTACTTCTCAAAAGTAGTCGTTATAATATttagtttatttgaaatttcttctattaaaaaaaattacgtcatattttttagtatgtgtacacccaaagaaaaaatactttcctccggaacgaaattttagaggaACGAAATTCCTCtttaatgtaaagtattttctgttATAGTAGATAAACCCGAATGTATGGCAAACTATACAAAAATGGTCTCTAAtacttttgatttgtttttaaagacaatttttagcGTTGAAAGAAATTTCTATCTGTCTAAAATTTAGCTCCTTAGAAAAGAAAATCGTTTAGTGTATGATGCGCTTaaagacaaaaataacaaaGACATTTGATTTAATATGGATTCTCCCCTTTTAGTTGATAAACAATTATGATTATGATAATTTGTtaacaaatatttatagaatGACTAATAATATCTGTTATAGTACAACAGAAGGCAGATTAAGAATCTAATTAAAAAACTTTTATCTACCGTATTATCGTATCTATATACGAACTGACAAACATCAACAGTAGTTACGTAAGGAATTTGCTTATTTAAgataaagtttataaacttttttcgaaACGTCATCATTTACATAAAAGGAAAACTTTTCGGTTTACCTGAAAGTCTCAAATAATGATAAATGGAAAGTACATGAGAACGCAATTATCATCCATCATCTTTAGGGTGTAGGTTTTAAGAATATAATCTTATACTGTCATAAATTTTAACACGATTATAAGATCAGTCAGAGAAatggagaattttattttttaaattttattgttctgCAGTAAGTAAATAAATTATCTGTAGCTTATATTCAGATTTATTAGTATAGAAGAGTATTATTCCAAAAAACTGTGAATGATTAATGAAAGTTTTCGTTTTGCTAAAATCTACTTGTGTTAACTTCCTGAAGACTTAAACA
Encoded here:
- the LOC142237605 gene encoding putative inorganic phosphate cotransporter — protein: MSQPKTNLVKNRRYDQGPLIGSRHIQCFLCFCCLSLCYALRVNLSVAIVAMTDQNSTSVYDFETFEWDTATRSMLLSSFFWGYIITQIPGGHIAQKYGAKTLLLIGVTLCSLLTLLTPLAADIGGWQLLFALRVVQGLLQGAVHPATHAMLAKWSPVEERGTLGTFCYSGSQFGTVVMLAVSGYIADSAAGWPGIFYISGAMGFVWAICWFFFAASTPAEHKSISPEEKKMIENSLGQVDSTPKVNAPTPWGKIFTSPPFISLIIVHCTHMWGFWTLLTQIPSYMKDIMGVDIKNSALLSSLPYAVMLLLSFFFIYLSKLLAKKENISLSFSRKFFNSIGHWIPMISLIALGYVTKDHATLAVILLTLTVGISAATYLGFQVNHIDLSPNYAGTLMGITNGSANVMSALAPLAVGMVVTDVTNVMQWRMVFFIAAGFYFFGNLLFVILGKTNVQSWNSPEDALANRLSHVDPETPALLTNGELKTPAIIIKENGTQ